In the Flagellimonas sp. MMG031 genome, one interval contains:
- a CDS encoding nucleotidyl transferase AbiEii/AbiGii toxin family protein: MNNYKQQVSLLLQVLPEVAKEPDFALHGGTAINLFVRDMPRLSVDIDLTYIPIEDRKTSFKNIINGLDHIKTKLEKILPEATITLKKETLKLQITTVNAQIKLEVNQINRGVMGETVTLPLCEKTQEEFDAFCAVPVVPLGQLYGGKICAALDRQHPRDLFDVKYMMENEGFTDEIKKGFLLFLLSSNRPLHEMLHPNFIDQRKTLLNQFEGMSPEPFTYGDFEKIRKELIKEIHQNLTAEDKEFLLGFGQGTPNWDIYDFERFPAVQWKLQNLINLKNRNLKKHESFVTSLKNVLD; this comes from the coding sequence ATGAATAATTACAAGCAACAGGTTTCCCTATTGTTACAGGTGTTACCGGAGGTAGCAAAGGAACCGGATTTCGCACTGCACGGTGGTACGGCCATCAATCTGTTTGTAAGGGACATGCCCAGATTGTCGGTAGATATTGATTTGACCTACATCCCCATAGAGGATAGAAAGACATCCTTTAAGAACATTATTAATGGTCTTGACCATATAAAAACAAAACTCGAAAAAATTTTACCGGAAGCTACAATCACCCTAAAAAAGGAGACATTAAAACTTCAGATCACCACTGTAAACGCACAGATAAAATTGGAAGTTAACCAAATCAATAGGGGTGTCATGGGTGAAACGGTAACATTGCCGCTATGCGAAAAAACCCAAGAGGAGTTTGATGCTTTCTGCGCCGTACCGGTAGTTCCTTTAGGTCAATTGTATGGTGGAAAAATATGCGCTGCATTGGACCGACAACATCCCAGGGATTTGTTCGATGTAAAATATATGATGGAAAACGAAGGATTTACTGACGAAATCAAAAAGGGGTTCCTATTGTTCCTTTTGAGCAGTAACCGCCCCCTTCACGAAATGTTGCATCCCAATTTTATCGACCAAAGGAAAACCTTGCTCAACCAATTTGAAGGTATGAGTCCGGAACCTTTTACCTATGGGGATTTTGAAAAAATCAGGAAGGAATTGATAAAAGAAATCCATCAAAACCTAACAGCTGAAGACAAGGAGTTCTTATTGGGTTTTGGCCAAGGAACTCCCAATTGGGATATTTATGATTTTGAACGTTTTCCTGCCGTGCAATGGAAACTACAGAATCTTATCAATCTTAAAAACAGGAACCTTAAAAAGCATGAAAGTTTTGTTACCTCATTGAAGAACGTATTGGATTGA
- a CDS encoding site-specific integrase → MASNTKIVLRKKPNKFGEYPLAIRISKDRRTSYIYLGHYVDAKYWDAKKRQVKRSHPNPAHLNNFLEIKLAETGKVILRLQAENKDISASQIKAEIESVLNKKDFFQVAQEHLDELENNNRLSQHSSDKARINHLKKYSRSSTLPFKEISERFLKGFIRYLKSERKVSERSVVNNLVVIRTIYNRGIKMGLVDRKLYPFGHNKIAIKFPETEKVGLNASEIKKIENLASLSESQKHARDVWLFSFYLAGIRASDVLQLKWSDIYDGRLHYTMKKNSKIVSLLIPDKAKKIIDSHQRTKGGNNDFIFPYLKYVNSKDGKVLWKKTKLAIRKINDEMGTIADKAEINKKITMHIARHSFGNIAGDNIPVQLLQQLYRHSSITTTMMYQSNFMNKKTDDALQSVVNF, encoded by the coding sequence ATGGCCAGTAATACAAAAATAGTACTCCGGAAAAAACCAAATAAATTTGGTGAATACCCTCTGGCCATCAGAATATCAAAAGATCGGAGAACAAGCTACATTTATTTGGGTCATTATGTCGATGCAAAATACTGGGATGCCAAAAAAAGACAAGTCAAAAGATCTCATCCTAATCCCGCTCACCTAAATAACTTTTTGGAAATAAAGCTTGCTGAAACGGGTAAGGTTATTTTAAGGCTGCAAGCGGAGAACAAAGATATTTCTGCCAGTCAAATCAAGGCAGAGATTGAATCTGTCTTAAATAAGAAAGACTTTTTTCAAGTTGCCCAAGAGCATTTGGATGAATTGGAAAACAACAACAGATTAAGTCAACATTCTTCGGACAAAGCACGCATCAATCATCTAAAGAAATATAGCAGGTCTTCGACCCTTCCATTTAAAGAAATAAGTGAACGCTTTTTAAAAGGGTTTATCCGGTATCTAAAATCGGAGCGAAAAGTTTCCGAAAGATCGGTAGTCAACAATCTTGTGGTAATTAGAACCATTTACAATAGGGGAATTAAAATGGGGCTTGTTGACAGAAAGCTATATCCTTTTGGGCATAACAAAATTGCCATCAAATTTCCTGAAACGGAAAAAGTGGGCCTAAATGCCAGTGAAATAAAAAAAATTGAAAACTTAGCTTCCTTGTCCGAAAGCCAAAAACATGCCAGGGATGTCTGGTTATTTAGTTTTTATCTAGCAGGAATAAGGGCTTCGGATGTCCTACAATTGAAGTGGAGCGATATATATGATGGCCGCTTGCACTATACAATGAAGAAAAACTCCAAAATAGTTTCGTTGTTAATCCCGGATAAGGCTAAGAAAATTATTGACTCCCATCAAAGAACAAAGGGAGGAAACAATGATTTTATCTTTCCATATCTCAAATATGTAAATTCAAAGGATGGAAAGGTACTTTGGAAAAAAACCAAGCTAGCCATTAGAAAAATCAATGATGAAATGGGCACTATTGCAGACAAAGCGGAGATAAACAAAAAAATCACCATGCACATTGCAAGGCACAGTTTTGGAAATATTGCTGGAGACAATATCCCTGTGCAGTTGCTACAACAACTTTACCGCCATTCTTCGATTACCACCACAATGATGTACCAATCCAATTTCATGAACAAAAAAACCGATGACGCACTTCAAAGTGTGGTAAATTTCTAA
- a CDS encoding AAA family ATPase, producing MNQQLQAFLTYVQTAKNDLNIHRQVSFELECNESTLDIIDKIIALVTLIEEKATAGNFEINYLNQFRSNIDNVLSSLPFRGHQNTSFIPQQNEHWIKQTRTNIEQNGVNFVRYYDQLNFNVDFFEKIGFFNNNVVAIGANGSGKTTLSNKFKSYLQNNGVVISAQRILLVPSFDSISNPAKTATELKESQLRDKTNKNDGEFRYLQQEFSIVLKNLLADNISVGNSYRKKAIELVKSGKEMESPRLTNLDITFQIWNSLIEHRTIECRDGINITAYSEDGRSYPAIQMSDGEKVMLYLIAQVLQAPSQGFIVIDEPEMYLHKTILKKLWDILESERNDCLFIYLTHDLDFATSRTTAKKIWIKSFTHPDKWEIEDIPTDEIPETLLFELLGSRKNILFCEGVKVVLTKGSTQSFSLN from the coding sequence ATGAACCAACAACTACAAGCATTTTTAACTTACGTCCAAACTGCTAAAAATGATTTAAATATTCATAGACAAGTTTCTTTTGAATTAGAATGCAATGAATCAACATTGGACATTATAGATAAAATTATTGCATTAGTTACCTTGATAGAAGAAAAGGCAACTGCCGGTAATTTTGAAATCAATTATCTAAATCAATTTAGGTCTAATATAGATAACGTATTGAGTTCACTGCCCTTTAGAGGTCATCAAAACACTTCATTTATTCCCCAACAAAACGAGCACTGGATAAAACAAACGCGCACTAATATTGAACAAAATGGGGTTAATTTTGTTAGGTATTACGACCAATTAAATTTTAATGTTGATTTTTTTGAAAAGATTGGATTTTTCAATAATAATGTGGTCGCAATTGGTGCTAATGGCAGTGGAAAAACAACCCTATCAAACAAGTTTAAAAGCTACCTTCAAAATAATGGAGTAGTAATTTCTGCCCAACGAATTTTATTGGTTCCCAGTTTTGATTCTATTTCAAACCCAGCTAAAACTGCAACGGAACTTAAAGAATCTCAACTTCGAGATAAAACAAACAAAAATGATGGCGAATTCAGATACTTACAGCAAGAATTTTCCATAGTATTAAAAAATTTACTTGCAGATAATATTTCTGTTGGCAATTCATATAGGAAAAAAGCTATTGAATTGGTTAAGTCTGGAAAAGAAATGGAAAGCCCAAGATTAACTAATTTAGATATAACATTTCAAATATGGAATTCTTTAATAGAGCATAGAACAATTGAATGCAGGGATGGAATTAATATCACAGCTTATTCAGAAGACGGTAGGTCGTACCCTGCAATACAAATGAGTGATGGTGAAAAAGTTATGCTATATCTCATTGCTCAAGTTTTACAAGCACCATCTCAAGGATTTATTGTCATTGATGAACCTGAAATGTATCTGCACAAAACTATATTAAAAAAGCTATGGGACATATTAGAAAGTGAAAGGAACGATTGTCTTTTTATTTATCTTACACACGATTTAGATTTCGCAACCAGTAGAACGACTGCAAAAAAGATATGGATCAAATCATTTACACATCCCGACAAATGGGAAATTGAAGATATACCAACTGATGAAATACCTGAGACTCTTCTTTTTGAGTTATTAGGTAGTAGAAAAAATATTCTTTTCTGTGAAGGTGTTAAGGTAGTATTGACGAAAGGGTCTACTCAATCCTTTTCCCTGAATTGA
- a CDS encoding FtsX-like permease family protein, producing the protein MNEIKPYFRHLLKNKLYTVVTVLGFAFSLTFVLLLSVYIKNELSIDDFHLKKERIFRLENESVDFSPPIAVDLKDSYPEIEDFTRVYSESGRISKTDGQKTKFDYLGVDASFFKIFSFPLIKGDVSSVLQSADGIVLSESRAFNLFGTLDIIGETVFINSNNKFTVTGIMEDFPENTHFEKQDAIVNLKAFKSIWGFETIMEEYGWCSISIYFLAKANTNLPAKAPEIHENFKKNFWLYKEGWANTVEFTPLKNLYFSSKQGSGTKSNSRALITVLSVIVFIILLLAVGNYINLTIAQSTFRGKEVAMKKLLGSSKKRLVFQLVKESVFLCILSLLLALLLAILVEPIFNSLLNTQLLLDNALNITNLMIFLLIFTIIGLLSGIVPAMKISSFKPIEVVNGGFKKKSKGIYAKGFITFQYTVTIALLVCSWIILKQTEFLRNYDLGFQKDNIIQMEYLGAMNQKSTIKDALMTIPGVKNVSITWQSQLSGGSNQTFDHNGKSISFQEFAVDSSFYNVFGIDIKKNNVAYSENGVFLNETGLKTLELKDGENSFRFHEDELPILGVVNDFNFKELRNHVGPLMIRQLTPDRYADNIFLKVEGKSIFEIAEKIKSVYGDLIGDVEFDINFVDESINQWYEKDERTGKVIGYFTLLSFIISAMGILAMSTFYTQQRKKEIGIRKVNGANIAQVLSLLNKDFLKWVLLAFFIAVPISLYTMNRWLENFAYKTKLSWWIFVLAGVTTLVIAFVTISWQSFKAAMANPVDALRNE; encoded by the coding sequence ATGAATGAAATAAAACCATACTTTCGACATCTTTTGAAGAATAAATTATACACAGTAGTAACTGTTCTGGGTTTTGCCTTTTCACTAACTTTTGTTTTATTACTAAGTGTATATATTAAGAATGAGCTTTCCATAGATGATTTTCATTTAAAGAAAGAAAGGATCTTTCGGCTTGAAAACGAAAGTGTAGATTTCTCGCCCCCCATAGCTGTCGATTTAAAAGACAGCTACCCTGAAATTGAGGATTTTACCAGGGTTTACAGTGAATCCGGGAGGATTTCGAAAACAGATGGGCAAAAGACTAAGTTTGACTACCTTGGAGTGGATGCATCATTTTTTAAAATCTTTTCCTTTCCACTTATCAAAGGTGATGTAAGTAGTGTTCTTCAATCGGCTGATGGTATAGTTCTTTCAGAATCAAGAGCTTTCAACCTGTTTGGAACTTTGGACATTATTGGTGAAACAGTGTTCATCAATTCCAACAATAAGTTCACGGTTACTGGTATAATGGAGGATTTTCCGGAGAATACACATTTTGAAAAACAAGATGCCATTGTGAACCTAAAGGCTTTCAAATCCATTTGGGGATTTGAAACCATAATGGAAGAATATGGATGGTGCTCAATCAGCATCTATTTTTTAGCCAAGGCAAACACCAATCTTCCTGCAAAAGCCCCTGAAATACACGAAAACTTCAAAAAGAATTTTTGGCTTTATAAGGAAGGTTGGGCAAACACCGTAGAGTTTACACCATTGAAGAATCTATATTTTAGTTCAAAACAAGGAAGTGGCACAAAGAGTAATAGCAGAGCCTTAATTACTGTTCTATCAGTCATAGTATTTATTATCCTGTTACTTGCAGTTGGCAATTATATCAATCTGACAATTGCCCAATCTACTTTCAGAGGGAAGGAAGTAGCGATGAAAAAGCTACTGGGAAGTTCAAAGAAAAGACTGGTCTTTCAATTGGTCAAAGAGTCTGTTTTTTTATGTATTCTCTCATTGCTTCTTGCTCTTTTACTTGCCATATTGGTAGAACCTATCTTTAATTCTCTGTTGAATACCCAATTACTTCTGGACAATGCTTTGAACATTACCAATCTAATGATCTTTTTATTAATTTTTACCATCATAGGTTTGTTATCCGGGATTGTTCCAGCTATGAAGATTTCAAGCTTTAAACCTATTGAAGTGGTGAATGGTGGGTTTAAGAAAAAATCCAAGGGTATATATGCTAAGGGTTTTATCACTTTTCAATATACTGTAACAATAGCCCTATTGGTCTGTAGTTGGATTATTCTAAAGCAGACCGAATTTCTGCGCAATTATGATTTAGGGTTTCAAAAAGATAATATCATCCAAATGGAATATCTAGGGGCAATGAACCAAAAAAGCACCATTAAGGATGCTCTTATGACAATCCCTGGTGTCAAGAATGTATCCATAACATGGCAGAGTCAATTGAGTGGTGGAAGTAACCAAACATTTGATCATAATGGAAAATCTATTAGCTTTCAAGAGTTTGCGGTGGACTCTTCATTCTATAATGTCTTCGGAATTGATATTAAGAAAAATAATGTCGCTTACTCGGAAAATGGGGTGTTCTTAAATGAAACAGGACTAAAAACATTGGAACTGAAGGATGGGGAAAATTCATTTAGGTTCCATGAAGATGAACTCCCAATATTAGGAGTGGTCAATGATTTTAATTTTAAAGAACTTCGCAACCATGTTGGCCCACTTATGATTAGACAACTAACACCTGATAGGTATGCAGACAATATATTCTTAAAAGTTGAAGGTAAATCTATTTTTGAAATTGCCGAAAAGATCAAATCAGTTTATGGAGATTTAATCGGGGATGTCGAATTTGATATCAATTTTGTTGATGAGTCCATCAACCAATGGTATGAAAAGGATGAACGGACAGGTAAAGTCATTGGCTATTTTACACTATTATCTTTTATAATATCTGCAATGGGTATTTTGGCAATGTCAACTTTTTACACTCAGCAACGGAAAAAGGAAATAGGAATCAGAAAAGTAAACGGAGCCAATATTGCACAGGTACTTTCGCTATTGAATAAGGATTTTCTAAAATGGGTATTATTGGCATTTTTTATTGCTGTACCGATTTCATTGTATACAATGAATAGATGGCTTGAAAATTTTGCATATAAAACCAAATTGAGTTGGTGGATTTTTGTTTTAGCAGGCGTTACGACCTTAGTTATTGCATTTGTAACAATTTCATGGCAAAGTTTTAAAGCTGCCATGGCCAACCCAGTAGATGCTTTACGAAACGAATAA
- a CDS encoding DUF5677 domain-containing protein, with amino-acid sequence MKGKLKIEFDQVHNLLQEFNSVTYEPNELNSKIFQSVLTGIFAKCIEFNFYIVNKKKTGSFFLLSSLRSITEELIAFKYIILKYSGDKNELISTYAHKNCYDSIIAQQNFFKQIGSQQPIMNEALIPEMIKEASNDLKKIWEREGLNKKRDFPSVAQMATDGKLIKLYDYLYSASSSHVHFNPHIILRTGWSKDLDERPQVHKFSTNNFDQYYEDFIIYYGCFLFVEMIKAFKKDLNLTKEFLNHYKAIKSILEKEKRIPELVTFEEFNIERGMFFTLSGIGLEHMKK; translated from the coding sequence ATGAAAGGAAAATTAAAGATAGAGTTTGACCAAGTTCATAATCTTTTGCAAGAATTCAATTCTGTTACCTATGAACCAAATGAATTAAATTCCAAAATTTTCCAGTCTGTTTTGACAGGTATTTTTGCAAAATGTATTGAGTTCAACTTTTACATCGTCAATAAGAAAAAAACGGGTTCATTCTTTCTTTTGTCCAGCCTTCGGAGTATCACGGAGGAACTGATTGCCTTTAAGTATATAATCTTAAAATATAGTGGAGATAAAAACGAACTTATATCGACCTACGCACATAAGAATTGCTACGACAGCATAATCGCTCAACAGAACTTTTTCAAACAAATCGGTTCTCAACAGCCAATAATGAATGAAGCACTAATTCCAGAAATGATTAAAGAGGCATCCAATGATTTGAAAAAAATTTGGGAAAGAGAAGGATTAAATAAAAAAAGAGATTTTCCAAGTGTTGCCCAAATGGCAACAGATGGAAAGCTAATAAAACTTTATGATTACCTGTATTCGGCTTCTTCCTCTCATGTACATTTTAACCCTCATATTATTTTGAGAACGGGTTGGAGTAAAGATTTAGATGAACGGCCTCAAGTTCATAAATTTTCAACTAACAATTTCGACCAGTACTACGAAGATTTTATTATTTATTATGGGTGCTTCTTATTCGTAGAAATGATTAAAGCATTTAAAAAAGACCTGAATTTAACAAAGGAATTTTTAAATCACTACAAAGCGATAAAATCCATATTGGAAAAGGAAAAAAGAATTCCAGAATTAGTAACTTTCGAAGAGTTTAACATTGAAAGGGGAATGTTCTTCACATTATCGGGAATTGGACTAGAGCACATGAAAAAATAA
- a CDS encoding TonB-dependent receptor plug domain-containing protein has translation MRIFIVAALFLFGIFTSSAQEHLFLEFRDTPLKKVIGQLEKDLDLRFSYAEDLIKDKKIELFADGLSLNILLGTLEAQTGLRFEKIDGQPQIIVVPLPTAKDLFQVYLLDKDTRMPISENQVVIDSNLILATDKSGFIQFKDTGKPTYRLEANGYRTIFLSKKEQVRPIYLTPAYQELKEVVVTSYITTGIDRNQDGSITLLQEPLGPIPGQTSPDILQSIQLIPGVAALDESASGIQIHGGTSDQNLVLFDHIRVFNTGYLYGMLSRFNPYATQKATIFKTATSASYGDRVSGIIDISTDDTVSSKMSGGIGMDGLSVDGYIKIPLSKKSSISLFARNAYQDIFESQTYEAYAKKIFDNSGAISDSSGNPLNVVSDDSYTYETSNSEFRFYDINAKYVFKPSEKDILSVSALMTRNRTLFSFSNQGETKRDSLATGNGGISINWKRHSSNGQIDQLTTYFSSYDSYYQNLELYGNELEETNIRGNRISDFGLELKSDRVLKNNDIVGFGYQLSNTNLEIDLNYFSNIDPANNVSLPVQDSNLKNVLFGEYSIRKEKGNLFKIGLRAVHYGSLGRFLIEPRLNLEIPLSPSFRIRTGYERRNQPIAQLIEFDQTELRLENNLWRLSDNADYPLLQSNQFSAGILFDKNGWTFDAEVYYKNLTGLTSFNQGFNLPQPILAEGKSRIKGLDILLKKRIKNYRFWMGYTLNNVDFIFEDLQDQSFSGNNDIPNSFRISNSLNIKNLKLSVGWQYRTGSPYTPIKNYDEATRIVSFESLNSGRLPNFHRLDASVIYNFDVNPKSTKIQLGLSALNIYARIVPLAVIHRTSQQNGALLLEQVIQRKSLGFTPNLTLRLFF, from the coding sequence ATGAGGATTTTCATAGTTGCGGCATTGTTCCTATTTGGCATTTTTACGTCCAGTGCCCAAGAACATCTATTCCTTGAATTTAGGGACACCCCATTAAAAAAGGTTATTGGACAACTGGAAAAAGATTTGGACCTACGGTTTTCATATGCAGAGGATCTGATCAAAGACAAAAAAATAGAACTATTTGCAGACGGCTTAAGCCTGAATATACTTTTAGGTACCCTTGAAGCCCAAACAGGACTACGTTTTGAAAAAATTGATGGGCAACCACAAATAATCGTTGTTCCCTTGCCCACAGCAAAGGATTTATTCCAAGTGTATCTTTTAGATAAGGATACACGAATGCCTATATCCGAAAATCAAGTTGTGATAGACTCTAACCTAATATTGGCAACGGACAAAAGCGGTTTTATCCAGTTCAAGGATACTGGAAAACCTACCTATCGGTTGGAAGCGAATGGATACCGAACCATATTTTTATCAAAAAAAGAACAGGTTCGCCCCATTTACCTTACCCCAGCATATCAAGAACTCAAAGAGGTAGTGGTCACATCCTATATCACCACAGGTATTGATAGAAATCAAGACGGTTCCATTACCCTTTTACAAGAACCATTGGGACCCATTCCCGGGCAGACTTCACCAGATATTTTGCAAAGCATCCAATTGATTCCCGGAGTTGCAGCTTTGGATGAGTCAGCATCGGGAATACAGATACATGGTGGCACCTCGGACCAAAACTTGGTTCTGTTCGACCATATTCGTGTGTTCAATACAGGCTATTTGTACGGTATGCTTTCCAGATTTAATCCCTATGCAACCCAAAAAGCAACCATTTTTAAAACCGCAACTAGCGCATCCTATGGCGATAGGGTTTCTGGAATAATCGATATTAGCACGGACGATACGGTATCCTCAAAAATGTCAGGAGGAATTGGAATGGATGGATTGAGCGTTGACGGATATATCAAAATACCGTTATCAAAAAAATCATCCATCTCGCTCTTTGCCAGAAATGCGTATCAAGACATTTTCGAATCCCAGACCTATGAGGCCTATGCCAAGAAAATTTTCGATAATTCCGGGGCTATATCAGATAGTAGTGGGAATCCTCTAAATGTGGTTTCGGACGATAGCTACACCTACGAAACAAGCAATAGTGAGTTTCGGTTCTACGACATTAACGCCAAATATGTCTTTAAACCATCGGAAAAGGACATACTTTCCGTTAGTGCCTTAATGACAAGAAACCGAACCTTGTTCTCGTTCAGCAATCAAGGGGAAACCAAAAGAGATTCATTGGCCACTGGTAACGGGGGAATAAGTATTAACTGGAAACGTCATTCTTCCAATGGCCAGATTGATCAGTTAACCACGTACTTCTCTTCCTACGATTCCTATTACCAAAACCTTGAACTATATGGAAACGAGCTCGAAGAAACCAATATTAGAGGTAATCGAATCAGTGATTTTGGATTGGAACTCAAGTCGGATAGGGTCTTAAAAAACAACGATATAGTAGGTTTCGGATACCAACTTTCCAACACGAATTTAGAAATTGACCTAAACTACTTTTCCAATATTGACCCTGCAAACAATGTTAGCCTTCCTGTGCAGGATAGTAACCTAAAAAACGTACTTTTCGGGGAATACAGTATTAGAAAGGAAAAGGGAAATTTATTCAAAATAGGACTAAGGGCGGTTCATTATGGTAGTTTGGGCCGGTTTCTGATCGAGCCGAGATTGAATCTGGAGATACCATTGAGCCCATCATTCAGAATAAGAACAGGCTACGAAAGGAGAAACCAGCCCATTGCACAGCTTATTGAATTTGACCAGACCGAACTCAGACTGGAAAACAACCTATGGAGGCTATCGGACAATGCGGACTACCCGCTATTGCAAAGTAATCAGTTTTCTGCAGGCATTCTTTTCGATAAGAATGGCTGGACCTTTGATGCGGAAGTCTACTATAAAAACCTCACCGGACTAACCTCGTTTAACCAAGGATTCAATCTGCCCCAACCCATTCTTGCTGAAGGCAAAAGTCGCATTAAGGGATTGGACATCCTATTAAAAAAGCGTATCAAAAATTATAGATTTTGGATGGGTTATACCTTGAACAATGTGGATTTTATATTTGAAGACCTCCAGGACCAAAGCTTTTCAGGCAACAACGACATACCCAACAGCTTTAGGATTTCCAATAGTTTGAACATTAAAAACCTAAAGCTCTCTGTTGGATGGCAATATCGTACAGGATCACCATATACTCCCATTAAAAATTATGATGAAGCAACCAGAATAGTCTCGTTTGAATCCTTGAACAGCGGCAGGTTGCCCAACTTTCATAGACTGGATGCTTCTGTAATCTATAATTTTGATGTCAATCCAAAATCCACAAAAATCCAATTGGGGCTTTCTGCATTGAACATCTACGCCCGGATAGTACCCCTCGCAGTCATCCATAGGACTTCACAACAGAATGGAGCGTTATTGTTGGAACAGGTAATACAAAGAAAATCGCTGGGCTTCACTCCAAATCTTACTTTGAGATTGTTTTTCTGA
- a CDS encoding type IV toxin-antitoxin system AbiEi family antitoxin domain-containing protein, with protein sequence MEKEQKINRFLNSQPPGVVYLSSWLTENGFSTQLLNRYKKSRWIYSIGSGAWMRMGDKPTYQGALFALQEQANLTIHPGGKTALSLLGKVHYLELSTKQITLFGGSEEKLPAWFSKYNWGLKVDYYSSSFLPSNLGLQTLEQGTFNLSVSNPARALMECLYLIPKKQELVECYEIMEGLNNLRPKQVQELLEACTSVKVKRLFLYMAEKAGHDWFKYTNLEKIDLGKGKRSLVKDGVYISKYRITVPKALENYE encoded by the coding sequence TTGGAAAAAGAACAAAAAATAAACCGTTTTCTTAATTCACAGCCTCCGGGAGTTGTCTATTTAAGCTCATGGTTAACGGAAAATGGATTCTCCACACAATTGCTCAATCGATATAAAAAGAGCCGTTGGATATATTCCATTGGTTCCGGAGCTTGGATGAGAATGGGTGATAAGCCTACCTATCAAGGAGCATTATTTGCGTTGCAAGAACAAGCTAACCTAACTATCCATCCGGGAGGTAAGACCGCCTTATCCTTATTGGGAAAAGTCCATTATCTGGAACTATCCACAAAACAAATAACGTTGTTCGGGGGAAGCGAAGAAAAATTGCCCGCTTGGTTTTCAAAATACAACTGGGGGTTAAAAGTGGACTACTATAGTTCCTCCTTCCTTCCTTCCAATCTAGGACTACAAACTTTGGAGCAAGGGACTTTCAATTTGTCGGTGTCGAATCCAGCAAGGGCCTTAATGGAGTGTCTGTATCTAATACCCAAGAAACAAGAACTGGTCGAGTGCTATGAAATAATGGAAGGATTGAACAACCTAAGGCCAAAGCAGGTACAGGAACTTTTGGAGGCCTGCACTTCCGTAAAGGTGAAACGACTTTTTCTGTACATGGCAGAAAAGGCAGGGCACGATTGGTTTAAATACACCAACTTGGAAAAAATCGATCTTGGAAAAGGAAAACGCTCCTTGGTAAAAGATGGTGTTTATATATCCAAATACCGTATCACGGTCCCTAAAGCATTGGAAAATTATGAATAA
- a CDS encoding helix-turn-helix transcriptional regulator → MQTKTKNNHIGRKISRIRELRGMKQETLAEELGISQQAISNLENSEKVDDAKLEEIAKALGVSKEAIENFSEESMINYFNTFNEKVSSSNFGHNNTCTFNPLDKLIDAYEENKKLYERLLQAEKDKVAYLEKLMK, encoded by the coding sequence ATGCAGACAAAGACCAAAAACAACCATATAGGCAGAAAGATTAGTAGAATCAGGGAACTTCGAGGGATGAAACAAGAAACTCTTGCAGAAGAACTGGGTATCAGCCAACAGGCCATTTCCAATTTAGAGAACAGCGAAAAAGTAGATGATGCCAAGCTAGAGGAGATTGCTAAGGCTCTTGGCGTATCCAAAGAGGCTATTGAAAATTTTTCTGAGGAATCAATGATTAACTATTTCAACACCTTTAATGAAAAGGTGTCCAGTAGCAACTTTGGCCACAATAATACTTGCACATTCAATCCTTTGGATAAATTAATTGATGCATACGAAGAAAACAAGAAGCTTTATGAGCGTTTGTTACAAGCTGAAAAGGACAAGGTTGCGTATTTAGAAAAGCTGATGAAATAG